DNA from Maledivibacter sp.:
ATGGAATGAATGTTATGGCTGCGGGACTAGAAAAATCTGCTGGGGATAAACTGAAAAGATTTATTGAAATATTGACTAGTAATCGTATTATGGCTGTAATTGTTGGAGCCCTTGTAACAATGGTTGTACAAAGTAGTAGTGCTACAACAGTAATGGTTGTAGGTTTTGTTAATGCAGGTGTTATGAAGCTTACTCAAGCAGTAGGAGTTATTATGGGGGCCAATATAGGGACAACTATTACGGCACAATTGGTTTCATTTAAATTAACTAAAATTGCTCCCGTTGCCGTAGGAATAGGTGTTGGAATTTGGATATTTTCTTCCAATAGAAAGGTAAAGACTTTTTCTGAAATTATTATAGGTTTTGGTATATTATTTTTAGGTATGGATATGATGAAAAATGCTGTAGAACCATTGAAGGGATATGAAGGCTTTACAAATCTTCTTCGCAGCTTTGGAAATGATAATATATTTGATAAGACTTTGGCGATTTTTGCTGGATTTGGTATAACGGCTATCTTGCAAAGTAGTAGTGCCACTACCAGTTTGCTTATTGCGTTAGCTAGTAAAGGCTTATTACCTATATCTTCAGCTTTTCCAGTATTGTTAGGTACCAATATTGGGACATGTGTTACTGCAATGATTTCCAGTGTTGGAGCGAATAAAACTGCTAAGAGAGCAGCTTTAGCCCATTTATTATTTAATGTAATAGGTACTGTGCTATTTGTTATATTCTTGGCTAAGCCTACTTTATGGGCGGTTACTAAATTATCCGTTGCACCTGAAAGACAATTGGCTAATGCCCATACATTGTTTAATATTGCAAACACCCTACTATTGCTTCCTTTTGCTTCATTACTGGTATATGTGGTTAATAGAGTTATACCCTATGATCCAGATGAAGAAAAGGAAATTCAAGGTATTAAATATATTGATGATAGGATATTAGAAACTCCATCAATTGCAATTGGTCAAGTTATTAAAGAAGTATTGCATATGGGAAATGTTGCCTTAGAATCCTATAATAGCTCTATAAAGGCATTCTTTGAAAAAAGTGAAAAACATGCTGGAGAAACCTTTAAAGTTGAAAAGATTGTTAATGAAATGGAGAGGGAAATCGCAAGCTATCTATTAAAGGTATCCAATACTGAGGTCTCTTCTAAACAAAGGGAAATGATTGAAGGATTATTTAATACTATCAATGATATAGAAAGAGTTGGAGACCATGCCGATAATTTAGCAGAGCTTGCTATGTATAGAATAGAGAATAAATTGAACTTCTCTGATAAAGCATTAGAAGAACTAAGAACTATGCATGAACGAGTAGTTAAATCATATAAAGAAGCATTGACTGCCTTAAAGTCAGGGGATATACAAGCAGCTCAAAGAGTTATAGAAAGGGAAGGCGAAATAGATTTAATGGAAAAAAATCTTCGTGCAAATCATATTGGAAGATTAAATAAACAACAATGTATCCCTGGATCGGGAGTAATATTCTTAGATATTATAAGTAATCTTGAAAGAATTGCTGACCATGCATCAAATATAGCTTTGGCAGTTATGGATTACAATAGAAAATAGCTATTGTTGATATTGGCAAAGAATCTAAGACAAAGGATTCTTTGCCATTTTTAGTTTGATCTCAATAAATCAACTGGTTTATTCTTGTGTAATTTAACAATAAGTTGTAATATTTTTGCAAGAAAAATTACGTGCTATAATAGTTGTTGAAAGGTGATAAAATGGGAATAAAGATATTGACAGATAGTGTTGCCGATGTCCCAGATAAGCTTGTTGCGGAATTAGGGATTGAAGTAATGCCTTTAACCGTAAATTTTGAAGATGGATCATATAGGGACGGAATAGAAATTACAAAGGATCAGTTTTATGCTAAGCTTTCTAAGGCTCAGAAACTGCCTACTACTTCTCAAATAACTCCTGGAGAATTTATTAATGTATTTGAAGCTTTCACAAAGGAAGGTAATGAAGTTATTGCTATTTTAATGTCGGCTAGACTTAGTGGAACCTATAATTCAGCCGTAGTTGCTAAAGATTATTTAGATAAGGAAAATATTACAATTATTGATTCGGAATATGTAACGTTTCCCCAGGGCCTTATAGTTATAGAAGCCGCTAGGATGGCATTAAAAGGATATTCTAAATCAGAAATTATTGATAGAGTAAATTATATGAAAAAAAATATGCAGTGTAAGTTTATCATTGAGGAGATAGAATATTTAAAAAAAGGTGGGAGACTTACTCCTAGCCAAGCTTTGATTGGAAAACTATTAAATATAAAACCAATTTTAACTATGAAAGACGGAGAATTGATATATGATAATAAGGTTAGGGGTAAAAAAAAGGCCATAAAGTGGGTAATAAATTGGATTGATAAGAATAATTATTACTTAGAAGAAAAAACCGTTGGACTATTTCATTCAAATAGCTACGATTTTTTAATGGATTTGCGTAAAGAATTAATTTCTAGTATAGATATCAATGAAATTATTGAAACCAAGGTAGGGGCAGTAGTAGGGACCCATGCTGGACCAGGATGTATAGCCATCGCCTTTGTAAAATA
Protein-coding regions in this window:
- a CDS encoding DegV family protein codes for the protein MGIKILTDSVADVPDKLVAELGIEVMPLTVNFEDGSYRDGIEITKDQFYAKLSKAQKLPTTSQITPGEFINVFEAFTKEGNEVIAILMSARLSGTYNSAVVAKDYLDKENITIIDSEYVTFPQGLIVIEAARMALKGYSKSEIIDRVNYMKKNMQCKFIIEEIEYLKKGGRLTPSQALIGKLLNIKPILTMKDGELIYDNKVRGKKKAIKWVINWIDKNNYYLEEKTVGLFHSNSYDFLMDLRKELISSIDINEIIETKVGAVVGTHAGPGCIAIAFVK
- a CDS encoding Na/Pi cotransporter family protein, whose amino-acid sequence is MYKNVEKGGRHVEVAFGLIGGLGLFLYGMNVMAAGLEKSAGDKLKRFIEILTSNRIMAVIVGALVTMVVQSSSATTVMVVGFVNAGVMKLTQAVGVIMGANIGTTITAQLVSFKLTKIAPVAVGIGVGIWIFSSNRKVKTFSEIIIGFGILFLGMDMMKNAVEPLKGYEGFTNLLRSFGNDNIFDKTLAIFAGFGITAILQSSSATTSLLIALASKGLLPISSAFPVLLGTNIGTCVTAMISSVGANKTAKRAALAHLLFNVIGTVLFVIFLAKPTLWAVTKLSVAPERQLANAHTLFNIANTLLLLPFASLLVYVVNRVIPYDPDEEKEIQGIKYIDDRILETPSIAIGQVIKEVLHMGNVALESYNSSIKAFFEKSEKHAGETFKVEKIVNEMEREIASYLLKVSNTEVSSKQREMIEGLFNTINDIERVGDHADNLAELAMYRIENKLNFSDKALEELRTMHERVVKSYKEALTALKSGDIQAAQRVIEREGEIDLMEKNLRANHIGRLNKQQCIPGSGVIFLDIISNLERIADHASNIALAVMDYNRK